In Cryptomeria japonica chromosome 5, Sugi_1.0, whole genome shotgun sequence, the genomic window TGCAACACTAAATAAACCCATCTAGGTTTCTTCAGATCATGGGGCACTCTTTGTCAAGAGATGTTAAATTTTATGGGTTGGCAGAAAAAACATTAAATTTCTCTCCCCAAGAATGCAGTTTCTGTAGCGAGAAAAATTAATTATGCAAATGGAATTCCTCCACCAGCGTAATCAATCTCCTGTATAATCATGTCAACCAGGCAGGCATGGTTTAGTATCTACAAAAATATAAAACATGGTAAACTAAATTGATATATTCAAATACTATATATTTTGCAAATTATCTTACAAGAGCAGGAGCCAGTGAGGACACCCAATCAGAGGCGTGAGTAGGCAAAAGTCCTAATGTGTTCAGCTGTCAATTGCAGATTTCACATGTTAGAGCCTTCAACTTGTAATAAAATATGACAGATGTACTTAATAAATGTGATAACACAAGTACCTTCCAGATGCCTAACAGCATTCCTGCTAAGTTCAAGGCAATATAAACAAGCTTCGGTAGTAGTAAGTCTATTCGTGAATCTTGAAAGGGCTCAAAAACTGTGAACCAAAACAATTGATAAGTCTTAAGCACAACTTACTGTaaactaaaaactatttttatattataatttcTACACTACTGACTTATTTTCATTTCAGCTTGTGACCAGAACACGAAACTGCAGAATTCTTCAAAACTAATTTAATTGCACTTCATCAGTTTATGTCCCAAGCTTTTAACAGACTACGAAAATCCAAACAAAAATTAATTGTCTCAGAATTCTGTCAATAACACCATCCTGCATCTTTTTGCTATCAGATTCTAGGTTAATCTATTAATagaaaacaatcaaccacaaaacttCCACAGGTCTCAAACCAGATAGATGTAATTTCACGTCTCCTTTGGAAAACTTCAAATTAAATGAAATCCACCTCAATGCTTAGTATAGTAAAGATCGCATCAAAAGCCAATACCTTTTCCAACACCCTGAAGAGCACTAATAGGCTGCCAAAGAGCTGAGAACGTTATCCCAATACTGAACAAGTGCACTGTACTCCCAGCCATCCACATCATGAATCCCATCATGAGTAAGTTCTTAAAAGGGGCTTGCGCCACTTCCCAGGCTTTCTGCTCGATCATAAAACAAAAGGCTATAAGCATGGCCTAAATTATAAATCCAAATGTTCTGAGAAACAAGGTAATTGTCATTCCAAACAATCTGAAAAGAATAAAGCAACGAATCACTCTATACATTCCATGTGAATGCTTCATTTTGACTATAATTATTAACAGGATGAAATAAGTTAAGTTTGCTACTCTTAGTAAGGGTATAGTACTATAGACACACTGGCAAGTGTGTTTTAATCATAATTTGCTATACCATTAAAACTATATTTTGTTCATGCCGTAGGGAGTCTACCATGAAAGCTTGAGAATACTTAAATTGAACATAATATTCTGTTATTAAGCAGTAAAACAAGGACTTTAGTTTAGAATCCTTAAATGTAGTTGCCACTGATATAAAAAATGAGTGTTAAGAAAAGGTTGTGTCAACTCGCCAATTTAACAATTTAAACTAGAAGCCACTCTTTTTTCACATAGAATCTACAGTAAAGATAGGAAGTGCATCGCAGTAAAAGCATTAAACGATTACTGAAATGGACATGATTTTACCTTTAGGGTGCACTTTTTGCAGTTTTGAAAAGCAAAAAAGTGTGGAGAAACATTCTTCCCGGTAATTAAAGCTGCTCTTTCTACTTTTTTTCCTCTATTTATTTATGTTAGCCCTAATTTTATTAGACCAACAAAGTTACttatcaacaaaatcatgcaatcAACACACTGCACCAAGAAATCAACATCCTTTATTCTCGTGGATCCAACTTCACAAGGCTCTAGATACCAGAAGGCAGCATGCGAAGCATTTATTGGACAAAGAAGTCTGTACCTGTGATTTCCATGTCAACTCAACTTCCTTCTTTTGCCGGCTTATTGAACTCTCATCCTACAAGAAAGAGCAAATTGAATAAGTACATGTCATATCATTATAAAAGGAAGCTACACTCAAATGTCAGTGCAGATAGTAGTGGGAAATTTAAAGCCGCCAGTACCCGTCATCTGATTTTTTGTATTGTTTTAAGAAATTTGTTGCATTAATAAACGAACAGTAAAATCAAGCTTTAATATTAACCACACAAGTTGGACAGGGACTTGGGAACAAACTAGGTGAGCAGGGGTAAACAAATATTGCCGATTGAATATAAATGAAATTCTCCTAAGCCAAAAGAAGTGGAATAGGTAATGTGCAAAAGCTTGGAAAAACTTTGATAAAATAGCACTCAAACCCCCTCACGTAAGAGTTAAGACTAATCATGATATTTAATTATTAACCTTGATGTCAGCTACACAATTAATATGGAACTTGATAATTTATTCTCCTGATAGTTCGGGCAGCTCCAGTGGAATATTACAAAGATCTTTCCATAGTTAACTAGGTGTAGCATATTGGAGTTGTCTTTGAGGCTTTAGACAGGAAATTAGAATGGTTAATGCCTTGGAatgtttttgttttctattgtgCTTCAAATATTTTTGTCTAGTACTCTTGTGCTGGTGAAAAAAGTTGTCTACATTTAGGGTACATCAAATGCTATTCCATTAGGTGTTCTGATCAATAGATTATAGAGAAAACTGTAATCTGAACAAAAGAACGATAGCTCTATATATGGATATATAGTTATTGGCAATCTCAGGCCAAGGTAGCCCCCAAGCAAATTGTATATAGATCCTTCTACTATGCTGCAATATTATCTGTAACTGTCACCAAAAACTGGGCAATGAACTGACTATTTGTTTCCTGGAAAAACAAGCCAAACTCAGTAGTACTAAGCCACTTACGAGAGTACAGTATTACTTCACCCATTTGACCATTTACCACTTTCTTCTTATTGTTTGGAAAAGAAAATCTAAGTGGAGGTTTTAGTTATTTGAAGAAACGAAGCAGTTCCTAAAATCACCAATCTGGACATTTGTTCCAACTTGGATACCTGCCCATGCTGTTGGGAAACAGAAATTAAAACAGCGTTCAACATACTTTACTCCTCTCATGCTAATCAGATCCACGTTGGAAGAAATGGAATGGCTAGGGACTGTCACTGTCTGAACAAAATTCTCATCAAACCAGCATATATAGCTGTGATAAAAAGTTGGCCAAATCCCCAGAaccattaaaattaaaataaaaaagataattcTGCCCATTATTATTAACCATAAAGGCATCTGTCCATAAGAATTATGTATTTAAATAACCTATCATCTTGTGCTCTCCTAAAGAGTAGGACTACTATTAAATCAGCATCTTCTAGTGTTTTACATATTGTtggatttatattttataatcTGTTTGAAGAATGTCATTGAGTGATATTTAAAAACTTGCGCCAAACAACTTTGTTGAGCTGTTTTAATATTGAGTCTTGTTTATTAGCTCTCAGCCATGAATATGGATATAATACATTGTCCTACTACTACTTATAACAAGCTGAATCATATGtgatttttttattatgattttttaacaaataaataagaataaatctACAATGAAATGAtatagaaataattaaataattggatTGATTTTCCTCTGATTATAATTATTATCCAATCTTATTGCATTTAAGCAGCAATGAGCGCAATCCAAAAAACCTCAAACTAATCTTGTAATTTCACTGCAGAAGGATCTTGAATGAGATTTGAAACATCAGAATTAAAAACACTACACAGGGCTATCCAGATACATGATATTACGTCTAACTgttaaattgaaaatatttaatgatTGGTGATGGTTAAAATCCAATATATTTGCATGTGTATAAATATGCCTAAAATGTTTAGCATCCCTTCAAAAATTTCCCTTTAGGTTATAATTTTCCTTTTTGGTTGCAATTTTCCAGTTCTAGTAACAAGGATCCAATTATGAACTAACCAATACAATTACCCCACTCCTTGATTTCAAGTGAGCGATAAACATGGACACCAGAGAAAAACTAAATTACAAGAGATTTTCTATTTTGACTCTGATAAATTGTATAGACACATCTAAGAATTGAAAAGTGCGCACAAATGGAAGTTCAATGAAACCATTGAAGAAGACACCTACACAAAAGGACACCTGAACTCGACCTTAATCTGGCATATCACAAGGAAGGGAACTGAATCACATAACACTTTGCCAACTAAGGCATTGACCTGAATGGGCTCCATGAATGTTTCATCAAGGACATTATATAAAAGCTTATTGAACTCCATATGAATTTCAATCTTCTGCCTTAAAGTGCCCCTTTTGCATCTGCTTAGACGTGAAAAGTGGTGTCCACTCCAAGGGCATCAGGACCAGATCTTCCATTGCAATGTTCACTTGTTGTTATATCAGGATCTGATGCAGGAGAACTTCAGCACAAGGGTATTCCGACATCTGCAgagtctctacctctctcttaagaGTTCTTTTGCTTCAGTAATGGAGGAGATTATTGAGACAGTCTTGATCCTTCTTCCAAAGGTGTGGTTAAGAGGGATAGCTTGATTCAGTCCTCAGCTAATACCTCCAATCTGAAGTTTGGCAAAGAAGTGTTGGAAGAGGGGTCCCACTATGCTGAGTTTCCATGGTTGGCAGTTTTCTCATCTTTGGCCAACTGTCCTAGCTCTTCACGACCAGATGTCAAGTAATTGGAAGCCCCACCTGGTTGACATGTAAAGATACCCATGTAAAGGCTGCTTCATTGCAGTCTTTGAATCTTAAAAAAGCGGATTTTGTTTTTTTGGACCACTTCGTGTTCTGAGAGAAAGAAGAATTTTTTCTTGAAGTCTGGGTATCACTTATTCAACCCATTGACAGAATCCTTCAAGGTGTTCCACTGTGGCTTATATTTCCTAACCAACCACTGTAGTTTCGGACTGATTCTTGTTTAAAAGCTATTAGAAACTCTGTAAGTCCCTTCATGTCTATAGCTCTGAAGATGTTGCCTTTCTCCAACACTACTTTTGCTTGTACTAGTTGAGTTGGATACTTCAGGTGGGCTCCCTGTAGAGATGGATCTCACAGTTGCAAATCAGCTTTGGTGAATTATCCATCTGTTATGAAAAAATTCCCTGACACTAAGGTATTAGCTTCCCCTCCCTTCTAGAAGGTTGAGCTGCAGCCAGGTGTTATTGCTCAAACAGGGATGTTTGGACTCTGGTTTCAAACAGGAAAGTTGACCCTAGAAATTCGTATTCAGCACAGATTGGTCTGCAATCTCAAGTTAAGTGATACCATAGAGCATCCGTGTCTAGTTGATATTGGGCTTTCACATATTTATTTAGCATGTATCATAGTTGTATGGAGTCTTGAAATAGAGACCAAGGGAAC contains:
- the LOC131070655 gene encoding uncharacterized protein LOC131070655 — its product is MEKKGAYVRKWAIELADASNSSREIPDPPGFDRSTAEQDESSISRQKKEVELTWKSQKAWEVAQAPFKNLLMMGFMMWMAGSTVHLFSIGITFSALWQPISALQGVGKVFEPFQDSRIDLLLPKLVYIALNLAGMLLGIWKLNTLGLLPTHASDWVSSLAPALEIDYAGGGIPFA